From the genome of Plasmodium malariae genome assembly, chromosome: 9, one region includes:
- the PmUG01_09055800 gene encoding protein YIPF6, putative produces MTTQALHIANYEFTMDEPIKDTVIRDAKSIYQKILHICFHQYDGDNTIKKWDLWGSFIVYISLSVIIFLDKEVQEKKNTFAYFFVIFLVGHILVSLNLSLLHINIHFFQSLCIVNYSLIPLVFSSVMNMFISCRMLRLLFSMLSTVWSSYNCILILAKFIKPNRLLISIFPICLLHFFLATLLLIK; encoded by the exons ATGACGACGCAAG cTTTACATATCGCAAATTATGAGTTCACCATGGATGAGCCAATTAAGGACACAGTG ATACGTGACGCTAAAAGTATTTACCAAAAGATACTACATATTTGTTTTCATCAATACGATGGAGACAataccataaaaaaat GGGATTTATGGGGATCTTTTATTGTTTACATATCATTATCAGT AATTATATTTCTAGATAAGGAAGTtcaggaaaagaaaaatacgtTTGCCTATTTTTTCGTCATCTTTCTTGTTGGTCATATTTTAGTATCCTTAAATTTGTCATtactacatataaatat ACACTTTTTCCAGTCATTATGCATTGTTAACTATTCCTTAATCCCCCTGGTATTTTCGTCCGTTATGAATATGTTTATATCCTGTCGAATGCTGAGGCTTCTATTTTCTATGCTGTCCACCGTTTGGTCTTCataca ATTGTATCCTTATATTAGCAAAGTTTATAAAACCCAATAGACTTTTAATTTCTATTTTCCCCATTTgcttattacatttttttttggcaaCCTTATTActgattaaataa
- the SLARP gene encoding sporozoite and liver stage asparagine-rich protein, putative encodes MRKGKPRHVPMFLRSENKKIFFTFFSYFMSKNDLNFIFEHYDIGLIVLTKIHNIRKKYEDEKNNMQREENKLDIEETELFDEKVRAFFLNYKINSTNGEKVDDKKGKNDKNKKNKKNDLDNEKKQENSNKRSSIQDNSSIHENSKIEENKSPSDYNESHYLKIKDKINDTINDKNSRNHNDNNDIQRSEEGIDNKKLCIKNVKSELDKCNNTNHSFTQDKYEHSDNRNGITENKNALSNINNLTQEIYEQVEEKNNNERVNGNNVKIEKEDKNKEKKIMVSRDEISKNINVEKQENEEIVMNKEDIDKKQQECHHDPIHQMIQHVKKESIINGLNIKEHNNNNIREKDIDQEEINIEKEADDVIFPIRKQNETYKKFSKRINRKKINEFIDYHDEHCFYITDLCKKGTMLSLKKNELINHKGNKYKFSLYPKFINTLGTNQNISFNNELQALNNRFMNAKLCKRQLNEKNFNELNNIQMNKNKISSHSWTPINEHITVQNLLQAYDNCNNNAYSNNNNNNNNNSNSSSNNRHVYNLNNVENLLYAYNHLNGKSLHNAIYTANLEQSYTRNPVIENDTSYINLNYSNDNYFRNQLEVNSEENNSDLLCNSPYIVNDKRKSYLKFEITENAFPNKYEKKNKTENITKIEHQNEQDEEKQYNFMNYETSKVKNEHISTIGNYSQDTTNNVIDRNSDSNDIGMVQNYFNEVQSLYTNANSEKNIYNNINNSSNNNSNSNNSNSNSNSNSSNSNSNNSSSNNNNNNNNNNNNNNNNNNNNNNNNNNNNNNNNNNNNNNNNNNNNNNNNNGNGNCNDNNRFNSNNEYDHNPSFQGTTETNAYSNDNTNVNNNQLMSSDSLNYKFKNMRINSNDNSSISIHNSSNMSTPSNYVKYMNNTNNYCNTSNHFVNHFVKVNMNNEISFKSNNMNSSYLRSAIDGKIYSHNNYNYDDHNNRIDNNFNHKYTKTNNRSNSYTNGNINNAIYSGSNEHANILSKRTTKNSSHENIFNHNTSNIFDNNTSNIFNNNNSNVFNNNNSIIFNNNDSNIFNNNTSNIFNNNTSNILNQNPSDILYQNTSNIFNHNTSNIFNNNMSNIFNHNKSNEFNNNASNVFNHNTSNIINYNVSNIFNHNISNILNNSDNLNDFSNNINTVMYRDLNNINNIFNIQNGDQNELNYQNSVFSNNSKMQNSSHNNSNTSSIYNEHFHHINENKVKNQSTLLENVTNNYQNIYEQQINRLETFLTNAQNNKNVIYRNNVFPNNNNYFRHQNLTTNCINYENSYNNNTNNSNDNSNSSSSINHLEYIKTLKQEIKDPDDNAGILNHVYYMKNNDILDNQNCNSNSNDSSSNNNNNNNNSSSNNNSSSNNNSINNNNNGSSNNNNNSSSNNNSINNNNNGSSNNNNSSSNNNSINNNNNGSSNNNNSSSSNNNTEIMQIVPSNCSQHMEYNYGVFSSINIDEMNQNVNLNYLLNNSLNKGKDNQSGILQKEIYTKQDQINYVYDENTQEYNNLRNAIKNENTNMYGMNTNNINPQDIELNDTSNKNIYNISPIEDSDISIKKTNYFLNYNNNIYYSTLKNKYNKNGVIQINDQYQYEENDIEKKNNKVIQHMSHHKKFPFYQFKGKYTFDDVNSFNKTYQENENYLNYVVDSNNYVQLPNNKINDKSLDNIYERKNLYFMNDQPPVLYKSEEFNKYLTSNNNENKNGTDHNENINIINLRESNMYDFEIDNPNNIYAENCNKVNNINKILVENSKSYIMTKEKNNRYDYNNYYLMLPNYNNVHTLNNHTINNHTINNHILNHHTLNQHTNNFPLLIKDNKDDNFYGENKIYNVDNSKDLINNRNNGNTCINDIINGNNRNCTNMYNNNITDTDESLNISRNYLSNDNININNSIICDNFAYLQHSKIYTQEDNNETQPLPEINDHYTSNRILCLKNGKDLQASDIELVKDIQNNNKEICTIKNIKTNCLDVKRTQDIDNYIPNSYNHNQQFNNNISYYGKLENVNLVNDEEKNKYENFYITNYSQNDNYNAKNDDMHYDDNVNKRYKNNVIDTFAFYNSSNKFAAGNDINDTNYKYIKNVDNMSSVYKNFNNMNFYQGMYNENNRITTEASKNFHYSIPTLYKQCDNKTDIEPLNENNQIDYQYILNNNFNKINKRYLQKNIETYDSIYNNIHKNNIKNNYTNEPLLNGGDEKYDQTLSLTSKKSPFYYMNVLRDKSFIRNLKVNDISKKTNFNNINNVNNICTIFNSDDIINIFNNNLRHTCNNNTIMDLNNSTFNNTDNYNFHNNFSVNNIKNETNIQNAQYRNNDDSTDSITNCYNNRNSSNAIRSCTSNITTYRNNISECISFDNCKNVPLYDNFFLEKMKDMNIGKDNYTNDVLIFNNLVHDHSNDDSRTNKGFNRMINNNANNNSLKETNMNDFYKSKNVNEGNNIPYNIENNSYHTLNNINNINDSNLYSDDYRYTYSVNHQQNSYSDENNAYEDRNYLNFKNTSNCTENNSYILENMCLCMNRNVNLEQVDTFNTCDVIKEVSNDVKYDTCSTCHENTNNNNNSNKNHNNNNNNNNDNAKIKNQIILPNLLENGTFENYNNNSSLINNFNKNKFTITPHQTDNTSTKDKLSNNIQEEFKNSANPTSSKCLQNFERNTLNIVSNNLINLSDSKHINDINNNFNNSINLQELKSKNKSITDYNKSNCNTNNAIDLKYINELNKCLNATTKNDTKMDNINSPLDNVNMTNNIINNDILSSCISSNINKEDNANNNSNNYFDLQNSYNILGNNGNLAIRENSEFDTNGNMNSLKNNNVNSYSYLLKLNRAKEYYNSLNNKNVDEKFNYNLNAVLQPDYNNISRNYTNQNKLEFDKICLHSFDNNNNNINGNNVNANGVNLNCEKGTDVVGKYYNPSLFNIQTHDKEAYLNTSKNNITYNVNNYKESLYPYNDKLCNIDPNNNVNSEINKYIETYQNQIKHINKIKENVINYNGYNLSISNKNCSSNNSLDLLNYNSSNNNPIYKNILNNIYYANDNNSNTQNTTENYKLTLNDNKIEIINNINNISANELYQLKKIFQNENRMIKKANPGHNPLGNYYNLQLLLNFLKGKQLYNTYNQGNVKINDNNDNEVKNDSKRCYSISSVGFSNRSKRWTICPSYICCNSALCRFKLTCNFKFLQFNQAYNTFNIPFAIYNCYKNIMNNYNYFTSTLCPQQTYLSKHLAQEHETIFNVYWHLLNKEKYKYIQNIILFLDSNLYTRAVWLLKKGYNMNDFEVQKAEKKLIKLMLLVFKFTYDYKNDGSKYEHIKSFLYSLKNTHVNFEIMNRFLFY; translated from the exons atgaGAAAAGGCAAACCAAGGCATGTACCAATGTTTTTGAgaagtgaaaataaaaaaatattttttacatttttttcatattttatgtcCAAAAATgacttaaattttatttttgagcATTATGATATTGGATTAATTGTTCTTACAAAAATTCACAACATACGGAAGAAATAcgaagatgaaaaaaataatatgcaaAGAGAGGAGAATAAATTGGATATAGAAGAAACAGAATTATTTGACGAAAAAGTGAGAGCATTCTTCTTaaactataaaataaattctacTAATGGCGAAAAAGTTGATgataaaaagggaaaaaatgataaaaataaaaaaaacaaaaagaatgatttagataatgaaaaaaaacaagagaACTCAAATAAAAGATCCAGTATCCAGGATAATTCTAGTATTCatgaaaattcaaaaatagaGGAAAATAAATCACCTAGCGATTATAATGAATCGCATTATCTAAAGATAAAggacaaaataaatgatacaATAAATGACAAAAACTCCAGAAAtcataatgataataatgatattcAAAGATCCGAAGAAGGTATTGATAATAAGAAACtgtgtataaaaaatgtaaaatcaGAATTGGATAAATGCAATAACACAAATCATTCTTTCACGCAAGACAAATATGAACATTCAGACAACAGAAATGGAATTactgaaaataaaaatgcactgtctaacataaataatttaactcAAGAAATCTACGAACaagtagaagaaaaaaataataatgaaagagtaaatggaaataatgtaaaaatagaaaaagaagacaaaaacaaagagaaaaaaattatggtaaGTAGAGACGAAATatccaaaaatataaatgtagaaaaacaggaaaatgaagaaatagtAATGAACAAGGAAGACATTGACAAAAAACAACAAGAATGTCATCATGATCCAATACATCAGATGATACAACATGTTAAAAAGGAAAGTATTATAAATGGGTTAAACATAAaagaacataataataacaatataaggGAAAAGGATATAGATcaagaagaaataaatatagaaaaagaagCAGATGATGTTATCTTTCCTAtaagaaaacaaaatgaaacatacaaaaaatttagcAAAAGGattaacagaaaaaaaataaatgaatttataGATTATCATGATGAGCACTGTTTTTACATTACtgatttatgtaaaaaaggTACGATGCTCtcattaaagaaaaatgagttaataaatcataagggcaataaatataaattttctttatacccaaaatttattaatacattaGGAACTAACCAAAACATCTCATTTAATAATGAACTGCAGGCATTAAATAACAGGTTCATGAATGCAAAACTATGTAAAAGACAACTtaacgaaaaaaattttaatgaattaaataacatacaaatgaataaaaacaaaatatccAGTCATTCATGGACTCCAATTAACGAACATATTACTGTACAAAACCTTTTACAAGCATATGATaactgtaataataatgcttatagtaacaataacaataacaataacaacaatagtaatagtagtagtaataatagacatgtatacaatttaaataatgtagAAAACTTGCTATATGCATACAACCACTTAAACGGAAAAAGTTTACATAATGCCATTTATACTGCAAATTTAGAACAATCATATACGCGAAATCCAGTCATTGAAAATGATACAAGTTATATTAACTTAAACTATAGTAACGATAACTATTTTAGAAATCAATTAGAAGTAAATTCAGAAGAAAACAATTCCGATCTTCTCTGTAACTCTCCATATATTGTGaatgataaaagaaaatcCTATTTAAAATTCGAAATAACAGAAAACGCATTTccaaataaatatgaaaaaaaaaataaaactgaAAATATCACAAAAATAGAACATCAAAATGAACAAGACGAGGAAAAACAGTAcaattttatgaattatgaAACCAGTAAAGTcaaaaatgaacatataaGCACAATTGGTAATTATAGTCAAGATACAACAAATAATGTAATCGATCGTAATTCTGATTCAAATGATATTGGAATggtacaaaattattttaatgaagtGCAAAGTCTCTACACAAATGCTAATTCGGAAAAGAACatatacaataatattaataatagtagtaacaataatagtaatagtaataatagtaatagtaatagtaatagtaatagtagtaatagtaatagtaataatagtagtagtaataataataataataataataataataataataataataataataataataataataataataataataataataataataataataataataataataataataataataataataataataataataataataataataataatggcaATGGTAAttgtaatgataataataggTTTAACAGTAATAACGAATATGACCATAATCCGAGTTTCCAAGGAACTACAGAAACAAATGCCTACAGTAATGATAATACTAACGTTAATAATAATCAACTAATGAGCTCAGAtagtttaaattataaatttaagaatatGAGAATAAATTCAAATGATAACAGCTCAATAAGCATACATAATAGTTCTAATATGAGCACACCCagtaattatgtaaaatatatgaataatactaataattACTGTAATACTAGCAATCACTTTGTTAATCATTTTGTTAAAGTAAACATGAATAAtgaaatttcttttaaaagcAATAACATGAATTCTAGTTATTTAAGGAGCGCTATAGACGGAAAAATTTATtcacataataattataattatgatgACCATAATAACCGTATTGATAACAATTTCAACCACAAATACACAAAAACGAATAATAGAAGTAATAGTTATACCaatggaaatataaataatgcaaTATATAGTGGTAGCAATGAACATGCAAACATACTTTCAAAACGAACTACAAAAAATAGTTCccatgaaaatatatttaatcaCAATACTTCTAACATATTTGATAACAATACTTctaacatatttaataataataattctaacgtatttaataataataattctatcatatttaataacaatgattctaacatatttaataacaatacttctaacatatttaataacaATACTTCTAACATATTAAATCAAAATCCTTCAGACATATTATATCAAAACacttctaatatatttaatcatAATACGTCCAACatttttaacaataatatgtCCAACATTTTTAATCATAATAAGTCCAatgaatttaataataatgcatCGAACGTTTTTAATCATAACACGTCGAATATCATTAACTATAATGTATCtaacatttttaatcataatatttccaatattcttaataataGTGACAATTTAAATGATTTTTCTAACAATATAAATACCGTTATGTATAGAGATctcaataatataaataacatttttaatatacaaaatggTGATCAAAATGAGTTAAATTATCAAAATTCAGtatttagtaataatagtaaaatgcAGAATTCGTctcataataatagtaatacaagtagtatatataatgagcATTTTCATCACATAAATGAGAACAAGGTAAAAAATCAGTCTACTCTTTTAGAGAATGTAACAAACAactatcaaaatatatatgaacaacaGATAAATAGATTGGAAACCTTTTTAACGAATGcccaaaataataaaaatgttatatatagaaataatgtatttccgaataataataattattttagacATCAAAATTTAACCACTAATTGCATTAACTATGAAAATTCGTACAATAATAACACCAATAATAGCAATGATAACAGTAACAGCAGCAGTAGTATTAACCACTTAGAATATATCAAAACCCTTAAACAAGAAATAAAGGACCCAGATGATAATGCAGGAATTTTAAATCACGTATATTACATGAAAAACAATGATATTTTGGATAATCAAAattgtaatagtaatagcaatGATAGcagcagtaataataataataataataataatagtagtagtaataataatagtagtagtaataataatagtattaataataataacaatggtagcagtaataataataataatagtagtagtaataataatagtattaataataataacaatggtagcagtaataataataatagtagtagtaataataatagtattaataataataacaatggtagcagtaataataataatagtagtagtagtaataataatacggAAATAATGCAAATTGTTCCTAGTAACTGTTCCCAACATATGGAATACAATTATGGTGTTTTTTCCTCAATTAACATTGACGAAATGAATCAAAAcgtaaatttaaattatttattaaacaatTCATTAAACAAAGGAAAAGATAACCAATCGGgaattttacaaaaagaaatttatacaaaacaagatcaaataaattatgtttatgatgaaaatacacaagaatataataatttaagaaatgctattaaaaatgaaaatacaaatatgtatggAATGAATACAAACAACATAAATCCGCAAGATATAGAATTAAATGATACTtctaataaaaacatttataatattagcCCCATAGAAGACTCTgatatttctataaaaaaaacaaattattttttgaattataacaataatatttattattccactttaaaaaataagtataataagAATGGGGTAATCCAAATTAATGATCAATATcaatatgaagaaaatgatatagaaaaaaaaaataataaagtaattcAACACATGTCTCACcataaaaaatttccattttatcagttcaaaggaaaatatacatttgaCGATgtaaattcttttaataaaacatatcaagaaaatgaaaattatctTAATTACGTTGTTGATTCGAATAATTACGTACAACTAcctaataacaaaataaatgataaaagtTTGGATAATATctatgaaagaaaaaatctaTATTTCATGAATGATCAACCTCCCGTATTATACAAAAGCGaagaatttaataaataccTAACCtcaaataataatgagaataaaaatggaacagaccataatgaaaatataaatatcataAACCTTAGAGAAAGTAATATGTATGACTTTGAAATAGATAATCCAAACAACATTTACGCAGAAAATTGTAATaaagttaataatattaacaaaattttagtGGAAAATAGTAAAAGTTACATTAtgacaaaagaaaaaaacaatagatatgattataataattattatctaATGTTACCAAATTACAATAATGTTCATACTCTGAATAATCACACAATAAATAATCACACAATAAATAATCACATATTGAATCATCACACACTGAATCAACACACAAACAATTTTCCACTTTTAATTAAAGATAATAAAGATGACAATTTTTATGgggaaaacaaaatttataatgttGACAACTCCAaagatttaattaataacagGAATAATGGCAACACTTGTATTAACGACATCATCAACGGAAATAATAGAAACTGTAcgaatatgtataataacaatattacAGATACGGATGAAAGTTTAAATATCAGTAGAAATTATTTAAGTAAcgataatataaatattaacaacTCTATAATATGTGataattttgcatatttacaACATTCCAAAATTTATACACAGGAGGATAACAATGAAACACAACCCTTACCAGAAATTAATGATCATTATACATCAAATAGAATATTGTGCTTAAAGAATGGAAAAGATCTTCAGGCTAGTGATATTGAACTAGTGAAggatatacaaaataataataaagagatatgtactattaaaaatataaaaactaaTTGTCTAGATGTGAAACGAACGCAAGATATTGATAATTATATTCCTAATAGTTATAATCATAATCAgcaatttaataataatatctcCTATTATGGTAAATTAGAAAATGTTAACCTAGTTAATgatgaggaaaaaaataaatatgaaaacttTTACATAACAAATTATTCTCAGAATGATAACtataatgcaaaaaatgATGACATGCATTATGATGATAACGTAAACAAaaggtataaaaataatgtcaTCGAtacttttgctttttataattcttcaAATAAATTTGCAGCTGGAAATGATATAAACgatacaaattataaatatataaaaaacgtAGACAATATGTCGTCtgtatacaaaaattttaataatatgaatttttatcaAGGAatgtataatgaaaataatagaataacTACGGAAGcatcaaaaaattttcattattctaTACCTACTTTATATAAACAATGTGATAATAAGACAGATATAGAACCTTTAAACGAAAATAACCAAATAGattatcaatatattttgaataacaatttcaataaaataaataaaagatatctccaaaaaaatatagagacTTATGACAGCATATATAACaacatacataaaaacaatattaaaaataattatacaaatGAACCTCTTTTGAATGGAGGTGATGAAAAGTATGATCAAACACTTAGTTTAACATCAAAAAAATcacctttttattatatgaatgtCTTAAGAGACAAGAGTTTTATACGCAACCTCAAGGTTAATGATATTAGTAAAAAgacaaattttaataatattaataatgttaataatatttgtacaatttttaattctgatgatattataaatatttttaacaataacCTAAGACATACCTGTAACAATAATACTATCATGGATCTCAATAATTCCACGTTTAATAATAcagataattataatttccataataattttagcgTAAATAACATTAAGAATGAAACCAACATTCAGAATGCACAATATAGGAATAATGACGATTCAACCGATAGTATTACtaattgttataataatagaaattcCAGCAATGCCATTAGAAGTTGTACTAGTAATATTACCACTTATAGAAATAACATTAGCGAGTGCATTTCTTTtgataattgtaaaaatgtacCTTTGTACGACAATTTTTTCCtcgaaaaaatgaaagacaTGAATATAGGAAAAGACAATTATACGAATGATGTgctcatttttaataatttagtaCATGATCATTCAAATGATGATAGTAGAACAAATAAAGGATTTAACAGAATGATTAACAATAatgcaaataataattctttaaaagaaacaaatatgaatgatttttataaaagtaagAATGTAAATGAGGGGAATAATATACCGTACAACATAGAAAACAATAGTTATCACACACTAAacaatattaacaatataaatgattCTAATTTGTATAGTGATGATTATAGATACACATACAGTGTGAATCACCAACAAAATTCATACAGTGATGAAAATAATGCTTACGAAGatagaaattatttaaatttcaAAAACACGAGCAATTGTACTGAGAATAATTCTTATATCCTTGAGAATATGTGCTTATGCATGAACAGAAATGTGAACCTTGAGCAAGTTGATACATTTAATACGTGTGATGTAATTAAAGAAGTTAGCAACGACGTGAAATATGATACATGTAGTACCTGTCATGAGAATactaataacaataataatagcaataaaaatcataataataacaataataataataatgataatgcaaaaataaaaaatcaaataattttaccTAATTTACTTGAAAATGGAacttttgaaaattataacaataattcttccttaataaataactttaataaaaataagttcaCAATTACTCCTCATCAAACTGATAACACAAGTACAAAGGATAAGTTAAGCAATAATATTCAagaagaatttaaaaattcagCTAATCCTACAAGTAGTAAAtgtttacaaaattttgaaaGAAATACCTTGAACATAGtaagtaataatttaattaatttaagtgattcaaaacatattaatgacataaataataatttcaataattcaataaatttacaagaactaaaatcaaaaaataagTCTATCACagattataataaaagtaattgtAACACAAATAATGCAAttgatttaaaatatataaacgaaTTAAATAAGTGTCTAAACGCAACTACCAAAAATGACACAAAAATGGATAATATAAATTCCCCGTTGGACAACGTTAATATGactaataatataatcaataatgatattttaaGTTCTTGCATAAgcagtaatataaataaggaAGATAAtgctaataataatagtaacaattaTTTCGATCTTCAAAActcttataatattttaggTAATAATGGAAATCTTGCTATAAGGGAAAATTCAGAATTTGATACCAATGGTAATATGAATTctttaaagaataataacGTAAATAGTTACTCTTACTTATTGAAACTTAATAGAGCAAAGGAATATTACAACTCCctcaataataaaaatgtagacgaaaaattcaattataatttaaatgcaGTATTACAACCAGACTATAATAACATAAGTAGAAATTACACAAATCAAAACAAATTAgaatttgataaaatatgtttgcattcatttgataataataataataatattaatggaAACAATGTTAACGCTAATGGAGTGAACTTAAATTGTGAAAAAGGCACGGACGTTGTAGGTAAATACTACAACCCCTCACTTTTTAACATCCAGACACATGATAAGGAAGCTTATTTAAATACAtcgaaaaataatataacttataatgtaaataattataaagaatCACTTTATCCATATAACGACAAACTTTGCAATATAGATCCTAACAATAATGTAAATAgtgaaattaataaatatattgaaacctatcaaaatcaaataaaacatattaacaaaattaaggaaaacgtaattaattataacgGGTATAATTTAAGCATTTCCAACAAGAACTGTTCCTCTAACAATTCTTTAGATTTACTAAATTATAATTCCTCAAATAATAATcctatatataagaatatattaaacaacatttattatgccaatgataataatagtaatactCAAAATACAACTGAGAATTATAAGTTAAcattaaatgataataaaattgaaatcattaacaatattaataatattagtgctaatgaattatatcagttaaaaaaaattttccaaaatgaaaatagGATGATAAAAAAAGCTAATCCTGGGCACAATCCTTTaggaaattattataatttacagCTGTTATTAAACTTCCTAAAGGgaaaacaattatataataccTATAATCAAggtaatgtaaaaataaatgataataatgataatgaggTAAAAAATGATAGTAAAAGGTGTTATTCCATATCTTCAGTAGGGTTCAGTAATAGAAGCAAGAG aTGGACTATTTGCCCTTCATACATATGTTGTAACAGCGCGTTGTGTAGGTTTAAGTTAACATGtaatttcaaatttttacaatttaatCAAGCCTATAATACTTTTAACATCCCATTTGCCATTTATAACtgttacaaaaatattatgaataattacaattatttCACGTCGACCTTATGTCCTCAACAAACATATTTATCGAAACACTTAGCTCAG GAACATGAAACTATATTCAACGTTTACTGGCATCTGTTAAATAAggaaaagtataaatatatacaaaatattatattatttttagatagtaatttatatacaagAGCAGTTTggctattaaaaaaaggatataataTGAACGATTTTGAAGTTCAAAAAGCggaaaagaaattaataaaattaatgcttttggtttttaaatttacatatgaTTATAAAAACGACGGTAGCAAATATGAGCATATAAAATCCTTTTTATACTCGTTAAAGAATACCCATGtaaattttgaaattatgaatcgtttcttattttattag
- the PmUG01_09056000 gene encoding dynein light chain, putative, with the protein MKMEIINSLKVLVNKDIKDNFCNYNNKKDITNDISNLIKNHLKSLTANKYKIIVEILLNENKEQGINVSTRLFYNKQSDFLFKEVIDIITPEKYYKIYYSINVRI; encoded by the exons ATGAAGATGGAAATTATCAATTCCTTAAAGGTATTAGttaataaagatataaaagataatttCTGTAATTACAACAATAAGAAGGATATCACTAATGATATTTCAAATCTTATTAAAAATCACttgaaaa GTTTAACtgcaaataaatataaaattattgttgAAATTCTtctaaatgaaaacaaagaACAAGGAATTAA CGTTTCTACTAGGTTATTTTACAACAAGCAATCtgatttcctttttaaagaAGTTATTGATATT ATAACTCcagaaaaatattacaaaatatattatagtataAACGTGCGTATATAA